In Arthrobacter sp. SLBN-83, one DNA window encodes the following:
- the pgsA gene encoding CDP-diacylglycerol--glycerol-3-phosphate 3-phosphatidyltransferase — protein sequence MTSTDATAAGQGRAGVWNLPNVLTMIRIALVPFFVWFLVADAPGLHSESGPWRWAAVAAFAVAIYTDKLDGDIARSRNLVTDFGKIADPIADKLLTGSALVMLSLLGELPWWATLVILVREWGITALRFFVIRYGVIPASRGGKLKTVVQTAAIFLYLLPFGSFAPWMSWVAFAVMMAAVAITLWTGVEYVVEALRLRAKGKRQAGTVQGQEQA from the coding sequence GTGACTAGCACTGATGCAACCGCCGCCGGCCAGGGCCGTGCCGGGGTCTGGAACCTTCCTAATGTCCTGACCATGATCCGCATCGCGCTGGTCCCGTTTTTCGTGTGGTTCCTCGTAGCGGACGCCCCCGGGCTGCACAGCGAATCCGGGCCGTGGCGCTGGGCAGCGGTGGCGGCGTTCGCCGTCGCCATCTACACGGACAAGCTTGACGGCGACATCGCCAGGAGCCGGAACCTCGTCACCGACTTCGGCAAGATTGCCGACCCCATCGCTGACAAGCTCCTCACCGGCTCGGCGCTGGTGATGCTGTCCCTGCTGGGGGAGCTGCCCTGGTGGGCCACCCTTGTGATCCTGGTCCGGGAATGGGGCATCACGGCCCTGCGCTTCTTCGTGATCCGGTACGGCGTCATCCCTGCCTCCCGCGGCGGCAAGCTCAAGACCGTGGTGCAGACGGCGGCGATCTTCCTGTACCTCCTGCCGTTCGGGTCGTTCGCACCGTGGATGTCCTGGGTTGCGTTTGCGGTCATGATGGCGGCAGTGGCCATCACGCTGTGGACCGGCGTCGAATATGTTGTTGAGGCGCTGCGCCTCCGTGCGAAGGGCAAGCGCCAGGCCGGAACCGTGCAGGGGCAGGAGCAGGCATGA
- a CDS encoding helix-turn-helix domain-containing protein: protein MVKQPVSVNGVVRWKDVGLAEQAKSEQKERKMVVLRHEIGDVLRDVRQRQGRTLREVSHSARVSLGYLSEVERGQKEASSELLSSICSALDVPLSSMLREVSDRVAVAEGVAVPDTVPQEFSQRYGRDLNTELDDELSTGLLSGAR, encoded by the coding sequence ATGGTAAAGCAGCCCGTATCCGTAAACGGCGTTGTCCGCTGGAAGGATGTGGGCCTCGCCGAACAGGCTAAGAGCGAACAGAAGGAGCGCAAGATGGTAGTACTTCGTCACGAAATCGGTGATGTCCTGCGCGATGTCCGCCAGCGTCAGGGGCGTACGCTCCGTGAAGTTTCGCACAGCGCCCGCGTCTCCCTGGGATACCTCAGCGAAGTGGAGCGCGGCCAGAAGGAAGCATCGTCAGAGCTCCTGTCCTCGATTTGCTCGGCACTGGATGTTCCGCTGTCAAGCATGCTCCGCGAGGTCAGCGACCGCGTGGCAGTAGCCGAAGGTGTCGCCGTTCCGGACACCGTTCCACAGGAATTCTCCCAGCGTTACGGCCGCGACCTTAACACTGAACTGGACG
- a CDS encoding CinA family protein, with amino-acid sequence MSNLHHLAARAVRQALESGQTVATAESLTAGMVSAVLADTPGASGMLQGGVVAYQNSVKDRVLHVPADLLARVGSVDPDVARAMAAGARAELGADVGLSTTGVAGPDAHDGKPVGRVYIGISTAAGSAAFEYSFTGSRPDIRAAACAAALERLGEALSA; translated from the coding sequence ATGAGCAATCTTCACCACCTGGCAGCGCGGGCCGTCCGCCAGGCGCTTGAGTCGGGGCAGACCGTTGCCACCGCCGAATCCCTGACGGCGGGCATGGTGTCAGCTGTTCTCGCCGACACGCCCGGGGCGTCCGGCATGCTGCAGGGCGGGGTGGTGGCCTACCAGAACTCCGTCAAGGACAGGGTGCTGCACGTCCCCGCCGATCTGCTGGCCCGCGTCGGGTCGGTCGACCCGGACGTCGCCCGGGCCATGGCAGCCGGCGCGCGCGCGGAACTCGGCGCCGACGTCGGGCTTTCCACCACGGGGGTGGCAGGTCCTGATGCCCACGACGGCAAGCCGGTGGGGCGGGTCTACATTGGGATCTCAACCGCCGCTGGATCCGCAGCGTTCGAGTATTCCTTCACCGGCAGCCGGCCGGACATCCGCGCCGCCGCCTGCGCTGCCGCCCTGGAAAGGCTCGGGGAGGCGCTGTCCGCCTGA